The following proteins are encoded in a genomic region of Ostrea edulis chromosome 7, xbOstEdul1.1, whole genome shotgun sequence:
- the LOC125656348 gene encoding E3 ubiquitin-protein ligase TRIM36-like, with product MATPTSQAQEVITCDLCVKPTQQFCNSWQVSLCVDCVNKHVDKLKYQPHDIVHFKDRKVAFPECEFHSNQRCEAHCQQCDVPVCLKCILGPHNGHKVKDISEIFNDKKKTLGKETEEIESSIITQYKKKNEETENKLSIIMSEFDELDKEKETHRKLWHQEVDTIFNKLGSLMKSMKENLLAALNSHQSKIKDQIPDMIQTVEQNKEILKSNNVSAVTNYTEICLLILMSNCHHSKPTQFKGDNSAWNYENTRQA from the coding sequence ATGGCCACACCCACATCCCAGGCACAGGAGGTCATCACCTGTGACCTTTGTGTCAAGCCTACCCAGCAGTTCTGTAACAGTTGGCAAGTCAGTTTGTGTGTGGACTGTGTTAATAAACATGTGGACAAGCTCAAGTACCAACCACATGACATCGTTCATTTCAAAGACAGAAAGGTGGCTTTCCCCGAGTGTGAATTTCATTCCAACCAGAGATGTGAGGCCCATTGCCAGCAATGTGATGTTCCGGTTTGCCTGAAATGCATACTTGGTCCCCATAATGGACACAAAGTCAAGGATATTTCAGAAATTTTCAACGACAAGAAAAAGACTCTTGGAAAAGAAACCGAAGAAATAGAATCCAGCATTATTACACAGTACAagaagaaaaatgaagaaacagaaaacaaacTATCCATTATAATGTCTGAATTTGATGAACTcgacaaagaaaaagaaacacacAGAAAATTATGGCACCAAGAAGTAGACACCATTTTCAATAAGCTTGGATCTTTGATGAAGTCCATGAAAGAGAATCTCCTTGCTGCTCTAAACTCTCACCAATCAAAAATCAAAGATCAAATTCCAGACATGATCCAAACAGTTgaacaaaataaagaaattctTAAGTCAAACAATGTGTCTGCAGTCACTAACTACACAGAAATATGCCTACTGATATTGATGTCAAACTGCCATCACTCAAAACCAACACAgttcaagggagataactcagCCTGGAATTATGAGAATACAAGGCAAGCCTGA
- the LOC125656822 gene encoding uncharacterized protein LOC125656822, producing the protein MESEGQKKSICSESIDDTPLKENNQNSHAPAEAQRPEKKWIHKGRKEQWMKSEGQKKSICSESIDDTPLKKNNQNSHAPAEAQRPKKRRIHKEQWIKIGRSEEEYLFREY; encoded by the exons ATGGAGTCTGAAGGTCAGAAGAAGAGTATCTGTTCAGAGAGTATTGATGACACTCCACTAAAAGAGAATAACCAAAATAGTCATGCACCTGCAGAAGCTCAAAGACCGGAGAAAAAATGGATACACAAAGGTcgcaag GAGCAGTGGATGAAGTCTGAAGGTCAGAAGAAGAGTATCTGTTCAGAGAGTATTGATGACACTCCACTAAAAAAGAATAACCAAAATAGCCATGCACCTGCAGAAGCTCAAAGACCAAAGAAAAGGAGgatacacaag GAGCAGTGGATTAAAATCGGAAGGTCAGAAGAAGAGTATCTGTTCAGAGAGTATTGA